The Synechococcus sp. MVIR-18-1 region CTGGTGCATCAGAACCGTGAATCACATTGCGGCCGATGTTGATGGCCAAGTCACCACGGATGGTGCCTGGCTCAGCTTCCAAAGGCTTGGTGGCACCAATCAGCTTGCGCGCGCTTGTAATCACACCATCGCCTTCCCAGACCATGGCCACCACAGGGCCTGATGTGATGAAGTCGACCAAGCCCGCAAAGAAGGGACGTTCTTTGTGCACTCCGTAGTGCTGTTCAGCCAGCTCACGGCTTGGGGTGAGCTGCTTCAGCCCCACCAACTTGAAGCCCTTGCGCTCAAAGCGACCCAGGATCTCGCCGACAAGACCGCGTTGAACGCCGTCGGGCTTGATAGCAATAAAAGAGCGTTCGGCAGCCATAACGTTGAAAAAACCGTCGTCATCGTCAACGCCAGATGCCCTAATTGGCAAGCACCGGTGTGGCAATGGGGGTGAAGCTCCTTAGATTCCCCCCATCTGATCGATGTCCGTTTCCATGGTGCTCGCCGACTCCATCACCTGGACGGGGAGCGATAGCGCCCAGCTTTATGGGCTGGAACGCTGGGGTGATCCTTACTTCTCGATCAACCCACGCGGGCATGTGAGCGTGCAACCACGCGGAGACCGTGGCGGAAGTCTTGACCTGATGGAGCTGGTGGCGGGCCTGCAGGACCGCAGCCTTGGGCTACCCCTGCTGATCCGCTTCGACGACATTCTTGAAGACAGGCTGGAACGCCTGCACGCAGCCTTCGAACGGGCGATTACTCGCTACGACTATGAGGGGCGCTACCAAGGCGTCTTCCCGGTGAAGTGCAACCAACAGCGCCACGTAGTAGAAGAGCTTGTGACCTGCGGGAGGCGCTGGCATTTCGGCTTAGAGGCAGGCAGCAAAGCCGAACTCCTGATCGCTCTCTCTTTGATGGATGACCCTGAAGCCCTGCTGATCTGCAACGGCTACAAAGATCAGCGCTACATCGAAACCGCAATCTTGGCCAGACGACTTGGCCGCAGGCCAGTTGTCGTGATCGAACAACCGGATGAAGTGCAGCGCATCATTGATGCCAGCCAGGAGCTCGGAGCTGCACCGCTCATTGGCATTCGCGCTCGGCTCTCCAGCCGAAGCACCGGACGTTGGGGTAGCTCCGTCGGAGACAAAGCGAAATTTGGGCTACCCGCACCTGAAATCATTGGCGCAGTTGAGGCCCTACGGGACGCCAACCTGCTCAGCGAGCTGCGCCTGCTTCATTTCCATGTAGGCAGCCAAATCAACGACATCGCCGTAGTGAAAGATGCATTGCAAGAGGCCGCGCGTTTGTATGTGGAACTGCACGCTCTTGGAGCCCCGATGGGCTACTTGGATGTAGGCGGCGGTCTCGGAATCGACTACGACGGCAGTCGCACCGCTACAGCGGCATCAACCAATTACTCCCTGCAGAACTACGCCAACGACGTTGTAGCCACCGTTCAAGAAGGGTGCGAACCCAACAAGGTTCCCGTACCAACACTCGTCAGCGAAAGCGGTCGAGCGATTGCAAGTCACTTCTCAGTGCTTGTGTTCAACGTGCTCGGGAGTGGTGGCCTGCAGCAACCTGCTCCACCGGTTGAACAGGATGAACCTCTGATCGTTCGCAATCTGCGCGAAACCCTTCAAGGCATTGAAGCCTTACCCATCGACACTCCTGCAGATCCATCACGCCTGCAAGAAGCCTGGAACGATGCACTCAAGTTCAAAGAAGACGCCTTAGCCGCATTCCGGCTCGGCTATCTGAGCTTGAAAGAGCGGAGCATGGCGGAGCAACTCACCTGGGCATGCGCCAGGGCCTTGCTCGATCGTCTACACGATGTAGCGAAACTGCCGGACGACCTCAAAACACTGCCGGCTGTTTTGGCAGAGACCTACTACGCCAACCTTTCGATCTTCCGCTCCGCTCCAGACACCTGGGCCATTCAGCAACTCTTTCCATTGATGCCGCTGCATCGTCTCAACGAACAACCCACACGTCTCGGCCATTTCGCCGATTTAACGTGCGACTCCGATGGCAAGTTGAATCGCTTCATCGACGACGGGAACAACAAACCCCTGCTCGAGCTTCATCCTCTCAAGCCGAATGAGCCCTATCTGATCGGGATGTTTCTCGGCGGTGCCTATCAAGAAGTGATGGGCAATCTGCATAACTTGTTTGGAAGCACCGATGCCGCTCACATCCGCTTATCCCCAGGAGGCGAATACCAAGTGGACCATGTTGTTCGTGGTGACACAAACGCAGAAGTACTGGAAATGATGGAACACGACCCAGATCAGCTACTGGAACGGTTGCGCATAGCCAGTGAGAAAGCCATCAGCAGCGGACAACTGCGTATCAGCGAAGCAAGACGATTAATGGATCACCTTGAAAGCAGCTTGCGCCAAAGCACCTATTTGCAAAGTTAAATCCATGCAAATCCATCAACACTTCAGGATGCCGGTAACAAGCCTCGGCGGACAAGCGGATCGAGATCAGCGATAGCCAGTGATCCATCCTCCGCAACAGCAACAATTCCGCGAATGCGCAATTTACTGAGCGTGCGAGAGGCCGTTTCTCGAGCGAGGCCAGCAATCAAGGCAATCTCCCGTTGAGCCAGGACAGGAATCGAAGCCTGCGGATCACTCGCAGTTGAACTTTTTCTTGCTAAGTAAGCCAGCGCATCTAATAACCGCGTGGTGGCATCAGCGCTCTGTAAGGCAAAACGCTGATTGAGGTCTCTAAGCCTTGATGCTTCCAACCGGGCCAGAGCAAGTGCAAACCCTGGTTGCTTTTCTAGTAACGCTGAAAAAGGTGCCGCACGTAATTTCACCAATCTGAGAGACGTGAGAGCAACGACATCCGCCGAACGGGAGGCTCCATCGAGGGCCGCCATTTCTCCAAAAACATCTCCTTCTCCTAGGACTGACATCACCACTTCATCACCATCGGCGGTGTAACTGCGAACCTTGGCTAACCCAGAACGAAGCAAGAATAATGACTCACCCCAGTCTTGTTCCATCACAATCAGCTGATCCGTCTGATGAGATGACTCACGATGGCGATCAAGGAGTTGCACCAGTTGCTCCTCACCTAAAGACTTAAACAGCTGCATCTCAGATAATGAACTGACAGATAATGACGGCATCTCAAATCCTTATCAAAAACAAAACCCACGCCAATTTGCAGAGCACGTGAAGGCTCTGGTCCAAGGCGAGTGTGAAGCCAAAACGACTTTTTAACCCATCAATCATGGCGTGGAGCAGCGTCTCCATCATTCCCAGCAAGGGGACATCCGTTAGGAGAGCAACCGCAAGCCCATGGGTCGCAGCATGAGAACCCAGCCACCAACTCCAGTGGAGAGTGGAATCACGACCTGGCATTTTCTCCACTGCCATGCGGTCGCTCTGCAACACAAAATCACAGACGAAATGGCCCAGCACCAAAAGAATCAGCAAATTGAGTGAATCCATTACCGATGCGGACAACGGACAACACCGCTATAGCAGGAGAGGCCATTTGGTTACACCACCATGCTGGGCGTCCATCAGCGACTGAGCCAGTTGCTGGTCACTCATCTCAAAGAACTGGATGCCGAATCTCTGGTTTACGACAGCGGAGATGTCGTGATTGAAGAGCACGAGAATGCAAACGAAATCCTGCTTGTGCTCAGCGGAGAGCTAAGCGTTGAGATCAGCTCTCAACGCGAATTAGCCCGGATCAAGCCAGGTGAAATTGTCGGAGAGATGGGTCTATTCGGCAACAATCGATATTGCGCAACGGTGCGAGTGCTCAGCGGCCCCGCAGAAATCATCCGTGTCAATTCCGATGCCTTGCTTCGCTTGGCCCTATTCGATGCAGACCTTGCCTTGGAGATCCTCGCGCTAAGCAGCACTCGCTGCAAACAAGGGAATCAACTGAACATGCTGCTACTGGACTCAATCCAGGCTCTCAACGAAGGCAACGAATCTCAACTCCAGAAATGCCTCACCCAACTAGAAACTCAAGCCGGTGGCTTTCAGGCCGCTGCTCAGCAGTTGGCAAGCATCAATAGGCGCCTGATCGATCCCAGCGCGACGACTTAATGAACAAATTTGGCTGGCTAAAAAGCCATAGCGCCATCCTGATCTTTAGCGGATTCATTGCGCTTGCAGGCTCATTCGGACAACAAGAGCTGCGCCAGGGAGAACTGTGGTTTGCCGACTGGGCCCAAGAAATCACCGGTCCAAGAACTGTGCCCAAAAAGCTGATCATCGTGGCAATTGATGATTTCAGCCTGCAACAGGCTGCCAACGCCGACCTCAGTGATCTCAATGAACTTCAAAAATTGCGTCAATGGCCATGGCCGCGTAGCACCCATGCACTGGTGCTGAGTCGCCTGATCGCAGCCGGAGCAAAGGTCATTGGTTTCGACTTGCTCTTTGATACCCCCAGCAGCCATGGCAAAGAAGACGATGCCACCTTCGCTGCCAGCCTTCGACGCCACGCCGACAAAGTGGTCTTAGGTGTGCAAACACTGAACAGTCAAGGGCCTGTTGCCGGGTTGTCCTTGCTAGATCTCACCCCTTCCCTAAGGAATGCTCACCCATCGATCAAACGCGGGCTTCTCAACGGCCGTCCAGATCGCGATGGCGTCCTTAGGAGAACGCCTGGAACCACGAGCATGGATTTGCGACAAAAGCTTGGTCCAGCAGTCCCACCCGGTATGGCATCAGCCCTTCTCAATACACCCCCAGAAACCCAAAACAAAGGGATTTCACTGCTAGCCCCTTATGGACCACCACGCACCATCCCTACCTTTTCAATCTGGGAACTGCTGGAACCCAAGGCATACGCCGCACTCAAGCAATCAGGAACGTTCCAAGACGCAATCGTTTTAATAGGCCCCACTGCAGCTGTGTTCCAAGACCTACATCGAAGCGTCTTCTCTGGCGCCGTGGGAATGCCGGGGGTCGAGATTCATGCCACTGAAGTAGCCAATCGACTTGAAGGTCGGAGCCTCCAATTCTTTCCACCCATCCCCGGTTGGAACTTGATCTTGGCCGCCCTCGCTTGTGGCCTGGGAATTGCCCTTGGTGGTATTGAACGCCCGCTACAAAGGCTGAGCGTTGCAGCTATTGCAGCAGTTGGAACCTTGTTCGTGGGGGTAGGACTCGTCACCAAAGCCTGGTTGGTCCTCCCTATCGCCAGCATCGCTGTGGCCATTCTCGCCACAGGCATCATCTCCAGCGCCGATGCCACTGTGAAGCTGCAATGGCAGCGCCGACGTCTACGCAACACCTTGGGGCGCTACCTGTCTCCCGCAGTTGCAGCAGAAATCGCAGACAAACCCAACAACGCCGAAGGTTTATTGCAAAGTCGGCTTGTGGATGTTGTCGTGCTGATGAGCGACATCCGTGGCTTCACAGCATTTACGCAATCCATGACCGCGAAAGGCGAAGTACACAAACTCGTGGACAGACTCAATGCCTATTTCAGTGAGGTTGTTGAAGCAGTCCATACGGAGCAAGGCACCGTCGATAAATTCATTGGCGATGCAACGCTCGCTGTTTTTGGAGCTCCCGTACAACGCAGTGGAGCCATGAATGCAGAAGCCGGAATAAAGACCGCCATTGCTATTCAAGAACGTCTCGAAGGTTTAAATCAGGCCTGGATTTCAGAGGGTCAAGAGCCCTGGGCCCAGGTGATCGTTCTTAGCTATGGATGGGTCGTCAGTGGCAACATCGGTAGCAACAGCCGAATGGATTACACGGTCATCGGTGATGCAGTGAATACAGCAAGCCGGCTCGAACAAATCGCGAAGCAATGCAAACGCACGATCGTGATGAGCGAAGCAGTGGCAGAACTGATCGGTGATCAATGGCCTCTTGATGATCTCGGTGAATTTCCGATCAGAGGCCAGAAACCACAACGGGTGTTCGCCCTACAAACCGCCACTGCGCAATAACAGTTCAGCCTTTATCACTCCTAGGTGATGTCCAGCGAAACAGGCATCGATGAAATTGAGACAAGGCCTGCTGGGTGTACTGGCAATCTCTTCATTGACGGTGCCCGCTATGGCTGCACCATTTCAATCCGCCACGATCAGGCGGATCGTTGACGGGAAAGAGGTGTTCATAGACAAGAAACCAGCACGTATTCAGCAAACAGCAGGTCATGGTCAAGAACTCAGTACTGGCAAAAGTCGTGCTGAACTTTTATTTGATCGCCGTGCCCTGGGATTCCTCGGGACTAACAGCTTGATCCGTCTCGGCGAGGAATGCTTTCGCCTCGACAAAGGCCAAGTGCTGATTAATGGACCGCAAAGCGGTTGCCTTGGAAGCAAGGTGCTTGGTATCCGCGGGACGACATACGTACTCAACGCGCTCAATGAAGGGGGATACAGACTTTCAGTTTTAAGCGGCGCGGCGAGCATTTCAGAAGAAAAAACACCTACATCTGGTGAAAACGCCCCAGATATTCTCGAGCAATATCCCCGTCTCAATCCTGTGATCGGATTTGGCTCGAGCGCATGGGGAAGCAATGCCAAAGGTGAAACGCTCGGACAAGCCGCAGGTCTTATTTTGGGTGATGCCTCATTTTTCGTCCCTCTAAGCCAGAGCAATGGGAGCAAATTGTTGTACAACTACTCCACGGCAAGCAGCAACTTTGACAACGCATGGGGAGCAAGTACTGAATTTGGTTATAAGTGGTTTGATCCCAACAACCGCAGCATTACATCTCTGTTGGTTGGCTATGACGGATGGGAATCTCCAGGATGTTTCCACTCTCAATTAGCCGTTGGTGGTCAATGGCAAAAGGGACGCTGGCAATTTGGTGCCACCGGAGGAGTACCAATAGATGGCTGTGATAACAACCTCGGATTCGCCATTGGGCAACTCGGAATCCCTGTAGTCAATCTAGGTGAACAATCAGTCTTACTATCTTTATCTCCCTACGTGATGCATGGCATCGGCAACACCTATGGCGGCGGGCGACTTGGACTGAACGTACCGGTGGGAGAGAACGTGAGTCTGTCGGCTTACGGGCAGTACGACGAACTTCTGGACACAGTGGTCGGCGGACAGATCAGCTACCGCTTCAGCACCAATGGCGGATTCATCAACGATCCCAATCTCCAGAGACAGACTCTTGCTGCTCCTATCCCGTGGCAGGCAGGTGAATTCAAAAGCGAGCGCCCTATCCAGTTAGCGGTAGGAGGAGACATTTCCGTTCTCGGTCAAATGATCACAGCTCCATCAGAGGCTGTGTCAGAACAGCTAACGCCAACCAAATCCAGCATCACAATTAAGGCAGGGGAAGAGGCTGTTTTGGATTCTGACGGAAGACTTATCAGCAAAAATGCAATGTCGCGTGAGCGATTTTCACAGCTCATTCAGGAAACAATGGAAGGACAAAACCTTCTCCCAGAAAGCCACATGATCGGCGTTGTCTATCAACAACTCTACGGCCTGCCAAATCAAGAACTTCTCTCCATTCTCGGATCTGATTGGCTCATTGCTGCACGCCGGCCTTATCCACGCTTAAGGGGAACCAACAACTTAGTCATCCCAGAGAATAAGTTACCGAAGGAAGAAGTTG contains the following coding sequences:
- the ndk gene encoding nucleoside-diphosphate kinase encodes the protein MAAERSFIAIKPDGVQRGLVGEILGRFERKGFKLVGLKQLTPSRELAEQHYGVHKERPFFAGLVDFITSGPVVAMVWEGDGVITSARKLIGATKPLEAEPGTIRGDLAINIGRNVIHGSDAPETAAFEIGLWFQPSELSDWTPSDQGWRVEG
- the speA gene encoding biosynthetic arginine decarboxylase, which gives rise to MSVSMVLADSITWTGSDSAQLYGLERWGDPYFSINPRGHVSVQPRGDRGGSLDLMELVAGLQDRSLGLPLLIRFDDILEDRLERLHAAFERAITRYDYEGRYQGVFPVKCNQQRHVVEELVTCGRRWHFGLEAGSKAELLIALSLMDDPEALLICNGYKDQRYIETAILARRLGRRPVVVIEQPDEVQRIIDASQELGAAPLIGIRARLSSRSTGRWGSSVGDKAKFGLPAPEIIGAVEALRDANLLSELRLLHFHVGSQINDIAVVKDALQEAARLYVELHALGAPMGYLDVGGGLGIDYDGSRTATAASTNYSLQNYANDVVATVQEGCEPNKVPVPTLVSESGRAIASHFSVLVFNVLGSGGLQQPAPPVEQDEPLIVRNLRETLQGIEALPIDTPADPSRLQEAWNDALKFKEDALAAFRLGYLSLKERSMAEQLTWACARALLDRLHDVAKLPDDLKTLPAVLAETYYANLSIFRSAPDTWAIQQLFPLMPLHRLNEQPTRLGHFADLTCDSDGKLNRFIDDGNNKPLLELHPLKPNEPYLIGMFLGGAYQEVMGNLHNLFGSTDAAHIRLSPGGEYQVDHVVRGDTNAEVLEMMEHDPDQLLERLRIASEKAISSGQLRISEARRLMDHLESSLRQSTYLQS
- a CDS encoding Crp/Fnr family transcriptional regulator — encoded protein: MQLFKSLGEEQLVQLLDRHRESSHQTDQLIVMEQDWGESLFLLRSGLAKVRSYTADGDEVVMSVLGEGDVFGEMAALDGASRSADVVALTSLRLVKLRAAPFSALLEKQPGFALALARLEASRLRDLNQRFALQSADATTRLLDALAYLARKSSTASDPQASIPVLAQREIALIAGLARETASRTLSKLRIRGIVAVAEDGSLAIADLDPLVRRGLLPAS
- a CDS encoding DUF3307 domain-containing protein: MDSLNLLILLVLGHFVCDFVLQSDRMAVEKMPGRDSTLHWSWWLGSHAATHGLAVALLTDVPLLGMMETLLHAMIDGLKSRFGFTLALDQSLHVLCKLAWVLFLIRI
- a CDS encoding cyclic nucleotide-binding domain-containing protein; amino-acid sequence: MLVTHLKELDAESLVYDSGDVVIEEHENANEILLVLSGELSVEISSQRELARIKPGEIVGEMGLFGNNRYCATVRVLSGPAEIIRVNSDALLRLALFDADLALEILALSSTRCKQGNQLNMLLLDSIQALNEGNESQLQKCLTQLETQAGGFQAAAQQLASINRRLIDPSATT
- a CDS encoding CHASE2 domain-containing protein; this encodes MNKFGWLKSHSAILIFSGFIALAGSFGQQELRQGELWFADWAQEITGPRTVPKKLIIVAIDDFSLQQAANADLSDLNELQKLRQWPWPRSTHALVLSRLIAAGAKVIGFDLLFDTPSSHGKEDDATFAASLRRHADKVVLGVQTLNSQGPVAGLSLLDLTPSLRNAHPSIKRGLLNGRPDRDGVLRRTPGTTSMDLRQKLGPAVPPGMASALLNTPPETQNKGISLLAPYGPPRTIPTFSIWELLEPKAYAALKQSGTFQDAIVLIGPTAAVFQDLHRSVFSGAVGMPGVEIHATEVANRLEGRSLQFFPPIPGWNLILAALACGLGIALGGIERPLQRLSVAAIAAVGTLFVGVGLVTKAWLVLPIASIAVAILATGIISSADATVKLQWQRRRLRNTLGRYLSPAVAAEIADKPNNAEGLLQSRLVDVVVLMSDIRGFTAFTQSMTAKGEVHKLVDRLNAYFSEVVEAVHTEQGTVDKFIGDATLAVFGAPVQRSGAMNAEAGIKTAIAIQERLEGLNQAWISEGQEPWAQVIVLSYGWVVSGNIGSNSRMDYTVIGDAVNTASRLEQIAKQCKRTIVMSEAVAELIGDQWPLDDLGEFPIRGQKPQRVFALQTATAQ